AAGGTGAAAAGGGTAGGTGGCTGAATGCTTTCATCCCTCTGGGTTTTCCACTCTATGACACCATCCCCAATCATAGCTCATTAATATGTTAATAAGCAGTCATTTTGTATGAAGCATTTATTCATCCTTAATAAAatatcaggcttttttttttttcccactggaaGCATCGGCATTGAATTGTATGGTATTTGCCACACAGCACAGAAAGGGTATCAAGGGGAATCATGCACAGTTTGGACAGAATGGTCTCTGCATGGATCACTGGCAGTCAAGCTCATTATGCCAGATGGAGTCTGGAGTTGAGggggaaatacaaaggaaagccaCACTTCCAAAActcttatataaaataatttacttcTCATTCTGAATGATCTCCTGGGTACCCCTCAGTCTCTATCCCCACAATGTACCAGCTCAAGAATACACATCAAGACAACTATAATAAACCAGAGTAGTTGTAGGTTGGGGATTCAAGTCCTGGAGTCCAATGTGGAGTAGGGATGGGGTAAGGAGCAGAGCAGGGAGTATGTGAGGGGCAGAGGGAAGTCCAAAAGACATCCTTCAGGaatgggagatcaggaaagaagtGTGAATGTGACTGCCAGAGAGAGTAAGAGGATGCAATGGAATGAACCTGTCTCTCTAATACAAAATAGTATTAGATGgatacacacacaggcacattACAAACTTCTTCTCTTGCTTTCATCTTGCAGCCTGAGGGAGTGACTCAGAAGCCAAAAGTGTGCTTGTACATATGAGAATTTGGAaaggaattatttaaaaaatatatatgtatgtatatacatatatctgtaaaTCTGGTTACACTTTTAAAATGGCAACTccagaagaatgagaagaaaattagTCCCCCAACCATTCAAAGGTAATTGACAAAACATCTTGCACTTAGAAAACTTAACAACATAGAAAACATAAAACACAGCATTATATAAAACTAAGtcataaataacaaaaatgagaagTCTTCAAGTATTCAGCCTGCCCACAGATTCCTAAAAGTAGTTGCCAACTGCAGGGATTTTCTTCTTGCCTCATGATCCAAGATCCTGTCATGTTCCCAGCAGGGCAGGACCAGAACTTGTGTGCAGGCTATGCATGGGAATGGAATTGGGGGGAATCGAAGGGTCCAAATTCCCAAAGAGAATTCACTCAGGGGATTTGGGGATGCCCCaaacctctttccccttcctttataAAACTGAAACTTTTCCATTCTTAAGAGGGACCATGGAACCTACAGTAATTGTATGCAAGAACTAGCTGAGAGACCTTGGGGGATGAGACTAataattcttaataataataataaataaaatgatattcacaaagcactttcacatatattatcttatttgattggGTAAGTCACTCCATCCTTCcaagcttcactttcctcatctataaactgaaggGTCTGGGTTAAATGGGAGGGCACAAATCCCTCCCAACTCCAAGATTCCTTTTCATTGAGTATGCATTgtcaccagaaagaaaaaaacgtTGAGAGTACCTTGGACAGAGGTGGGGAAGAGCATTTTGAATTCTGCAACATCATCTGAACCTTACAGGTTGATCACTGACCAGAATTTGGATTGGGCAGAATACTGTTTATGGTAAGTAGGTCTGCAAGGACCTGagctccctttcttctcttagtACAAATAGTCCTCCATCTCTATCTCCAACGCCATCATTTAAGAAGCACACACAAAATACCTGTGTGTTTAATAAAACCTTGTGCAAAGAGAATGATGGACAAGTCCCTTATAGTCTGGTGACCACATGAGGCTTTGCAGGATGAGCAGAGGAAGAGTGAAGCATATCAAGGGTTCATTAAATCCGGCCCCAACAGCCACTCATGCTTTTCTTTTGCTCTGTCCGATAAGGTAAGTTAGAGATCACTTCATTCTCTAGCTTCATGGAGTTCGTTACAAATCCAGCATGCAGTTTCTTAAAGGTTTCTTTCTAAGCTTGCCTAGCAAAGGGGAAAGGGTGGTTGTAGTTTTCTCCATTCAAATTCAAGATAAAAGCACAATGATCAcctgtgacacacacacacacacacatacacacacacacacacacacacacacacacacactgtagtTCTGAGCACCTAGggtcctttttttctcctcttagaGCTGTGTCTGCATATATGATATAGGTCACCCTCATACAAAATCTACAGCAAAAAGCATTGACTAAcagcatacatatgcacatatggaTACCACATGGTGTAGGGCAGTCAGCCCTGGATCAAAGAGCTGCAAGGAAAGCTCTTAAGGCCTTGACAATGAATTTTAGAGAATCAGATGGCAACCTTAAAAGGAATATGAGGAAAGGGAACCTGGATGAAGTTCCTGCCCTGATGAATGCCAGGACAAACAGACATTTAAACACTGAAATCAAACATCTACAGGTAAGTGAACTATTGCACATGCCTGCAGTGGCTGGGATGGCAAGTGCTATCATGGGGACATGATGTAGATGCTAGGCTACTATTTGTTTACAGCACTGGTGCTTAATAATACAGATCAGTAATTTGCCTTAGTGGGGTCCAGATGAGAGAGTCTTGAAAGtgccccccttctcctccccttggGGCTTAGGCACACTGAGAGACCAAAGGACAGTCTAAAGTGGGGGACTTGGCTCCTTTCTGGTTGTCTGATCCACAGCCACTGCTGCTGGCTTGGTTGACCAAATCGAGATAGAATCGGGACTTGAGGAAACGGCGGTAGGAATCCTTCTCCATGAGgttgaagatttttttctgtgcTTCGTCAAAGCAGGTTATTGTAGGTTCCAGCATGTTCCGGCTGGTCTCCTCTCGCGTACAGGAATCTAGATTCACCTTAGGGAGAAGAGTCAAGAATTCTTTTAGGACATATGACCCTGTAGGGTGCATAAGGAGGAATAATCCCAGATGGCTAGTtgagatagacacacacacacacacacacacacacacacacacacaccattacaACCACACCACCActaacaaatagaaaaataaagtctTAAGCCCTCAGATAATTTGGGCAAAAGATAAGTGCAATTCAAGAAAATGTAGGATTTGGATCAGGGAAATGACTTGGATATTCTGTATAGTTTTGCTACATGTATTCCATAACTAAAAGCACAGACCAGGCACTATAGCTCTAAGAAACTacactcttctctcctctagctcctttccccatctcctctccAAGACAACACTGTGCCATGGATACTTACCTCTTTAGTTGCCTGGACAGAGATGAATTCATTGTAGATCTTCTTGGCCTTGGGGCTGAGTTTGCTGGGTGATTTGATCTTCTTATACTCCTCACAGCTGACCCAGAAATCAATATTTTCCTCACTATattcagacttcagaaaagcttTGAAAGCAGCCAAGCCACCTGTAACAAAACAGGGGATATACCTCTGTTTGTCATGTTGGACTCTTCTCATGAGGACAAGACAAAGTGTTTAAGACATGTTTAAGACAAAACTGAAGGACTAGGCTGGTGAAGGAAGTATTCCTCCAAGATTTCTATTAGCTGgcagaatttagggttaggcacCTTGACTGCTGGGGCTGATACATCTGATGCTCTTTCTTTTGTgagtagaggaaaaaaaggtcAAATACTCCTGGACTAGTTGTTGTGGAGTCTTTGCCTAGTCCCTTACTAGGTCTGTCTTcaagagctttttttttaaagaaaaaaatc
The DNA window shown above is from Notamacropus eugenii isolate mMacEug1 chromosome 2, mMacEug1.pri_v2, whole genome shotgun sequence and carries:
- the RGS4 gene encoding regulator of G-protein signaling 4 isoform X1, translated to MCKGLAALPATCLRSAKDMKHRLGFLLQKTDSCDQNSSHSKKDKASTSQRVSHEEVKKWAESLENLISHDCGLAAFKAFLKSEYSEENIDFWVSCEEYKKIKSPSKLSPKAKKIYNEFISVQATKEVNLDSCTREETSRNMLEPTITCFDEAQKKIFNLMEKDSYRRFLKSRFYLDLVNQASSSGCGSDNQKGAKSPTLDCPLVSQCA